TCCTCCACGCCcccgccaggcccctcccaccgtggTCCCCCAaatcctgtctgccagcagccctactcgcacctgctgatggcgcagagtgattggggctagtgccagcagcgggtgcaagtggggctggtgctgttaGCGGGTGCAAATGgcggccagcagctgccgctcacacccactgttgGTGCTGAGTGACCGGGACTGGCACCAGACACCAGCTGCGGGTGCAAGTGCAGCtccggcgccagcagtgggtatgagcaGGACTGTCGCTGGCAGCGGGTGTaagaggcggctgccagccccaatcgctcctcACGAGCAGGGGGAGGTGTAGAAGGGCTGAGGGGCGaccagggctggcagccgccgaCGGCACTGTCAGGTGTGATGGCGGCTCCGATACCGGCAGCAGTGCCCAGGGGGggctggcgccggcagcaggtgcaagcacctggTGGGACCACGGTGCgttggagcaaagaattttcagtaaccaccagaggctctcgccaatgacagtgaccagtgcccccgctttggtctggcacccccactcacctgctccaccaccccacCACAGCCGATGCCcgcatgttctgtgctctgccgcctgctgcctaCAGCCACCATGTTCCACCAtgacccccctggtggtcagcacatgtcatatcgattggttggttggttgttccactgtttggtctatttgcatattagggttttatatatatcctaatatataaaaagccaggggcaggggccaTAATGACCAAAACGACCGGATGGATGACCGAACAACAGGCTAGGGAGCTGAGGGAACAGGAAGAACGGTCACCATGAGGGGACCCCCGCCATGATCAtggggcgtggccagccttcaaactgCTGGCGGCCCCTAGCCCAGGGAGGCCTCCTAGCCGAGGATGCCAGAGTCTGTTCTGGACCTAGGGCTGCACTCTCCCCGCGAGCGACTCGGAGCTGCCAGTGTCTAACTGCCAGTCACTGGGAGGTGAGAGTGCGTCCACCATCCACCGTCCACCAAAAAGTATGACCACTGAACCGTTCAGTCTCAGTGCAGGCACAGGCCTGTGGCTGACGGGTGGAGGccacaccaaaacaaaacagcagaaaCACCCTGCCCACCTCGGCAGGTGCAGCTGCAGTCCACGCGGGCCTGGGCAGTGTAGAAAGCACTACCTTCTCCCGGGCCCTGTGCTGGCATCGCCGCCTCGCTCACCCTCCAGCCCCCTGAGTCCTGACAGCGAAGTGTGTAGGGCATCCTGCAGGAGTTGTGCCGTTCTGGGTGCTTTTGCCCAAAGACACCCTTTGTGATGAATTCAGAGCCACATCTCACTTCCCAGGAGACTGGAAGAACCATGTAAAAGGAATTCAACAAAAACTATCCACATCtctatttattcttttgaatCCATAAAACGacctttaaaaaaagcatttgggCCACCTAAGAGAGAATGCACTTTCTGGCCAGAGCATGCAGGATTCTTTTGCCCAACAGGTTAAAGCAAGCAGAGAGCTGGCACAGTGGAAATGGCCCTGGAGCCCTATGAGACTGCAGGAATGGGGTTGCAGAAATTCCACAAGCCTCTTGCCACCTTCTCTTTTGCAAACCACACCATCCAGATCCACCAGGACTGGAGGCAACTGGGAGTTGCAGCCGTGGTTTGGGACGCAGTAAGCAAATCCTGGGGGGGCCTCTGAAAAGATCTGCAATTGATTATAAGACTGGtctttatttcaaaagaaataaaagaacagctttgttgagatatgACTCATATACTGAGttggttttttaaagtaaattcagagtggtgcaaccatcaccatgctcaatttttaaatattttcatgacCCTATCCCCTCCAAAAAAACCTTATACCCACTAGAATCACTTTCCTGATCGTCTTCCCCAAGATAGACTGGGTAAAGGAAAGTTGAGGGAAGTTAAAATACTGCACAAAGGATCTGTAAAatgacaaagcccaaagtgaagatcatgtgctttttttaaaattttttttttattatttcagagagaaagggagagggagagatagaaacatcaatgataggaataactgatcagctgcctcctgcaggccccctactggggatcgagcccacaacccaggcatgtgcccctgaccagaatcaaacataggacccttcggtccacaggccaatgctctctccattaagccaaaccagaAAGGGCCcatgtgttttctttaagttCTCCATGTTTGTAATGGTCctcaaatctatactaataaaagggtaatatgctcattagagtggacatcttccggacgtccttccagacaaagccacagcggctgcaagggccgaggctcaggccggcagtggcagcagcagtggggtgatgggggtgatgccttcccctgatccgccaggtcacctcccgcagagtGAGGCCAAACTGGGGGCCGAggcggaggcagttaggggcaatcaggccagcaagggggcaaggtaggggcgatcaggctggcaggggcaaccaggccggcaggcagagggtttaggggtgatcaggcaggcaggcagaagtgtgaagggtaatcaggcaggtgagtggttaggagccagcggtcccagattgcaagagggatcgggcctaaaccagccgttggacatcccccgagggggtcccagattggagagggtgcaggccaggctaagagacacccccccacacacatgcatggatttcgttcaccgggcctctagtagataataaaaggctaataagcaaattgtcccctcgggagtttgaccaggagttcaatcactcactatgacgtgcactgaccagcagggggtggcgcagaacatggcaggtgatcAGTGTCAGCggaggggcactgagggagcaagggaaggaggaggcagggaggctgggaaccTGATGGGCCCTCAtagccagccaggtctagggaccctacctgtgcacaaatttcatgcaccgggcctctagtatttaataaattcagtttataaaatatttcacttgTGGTTCTTCAAAGTGTGATAAATTTGGCAAATGccaatatatgaaatataaataaaatagtgttAGGCATTTTAAGAATACTCATGTTTGGGAATTCAAGGAACAATCAGGATTCATACATGAACAAAAGACAAAAGTTAGATGGCTGGTGACTAAAATTAGAAACCTGTGAAATTTGTTTCTCtattttcagtgtgtgtgtgtgtgtgtgtgtgtgtgtgtgtgtgttagtccAAGTGCAGTCTACAGAGCTCAGATAATGCTGTTCTCGTAACTTGCAGCCCTatatgcttttctctttacaTCAAACGTCATGCTAAAGTAAAAACATAGTTTAGATATAAAGTTCATCAATTCCTCATTGAAGGTCTGAGTCTCAAAGCATTTTTAGTAGAAACATTTACCTTTTGGTCACAAACATGGCTTCTTTCTGGAGAACTAGAGGTGAGTGCCCCTGAGGAATGAGACCAAATTGTGCTGTTGGCCCTCTCCTTTTGAAGTGTTTGTTCCCATTTGAAATAACCAcaacattttctgttttcttggtatTTCCCAATAGGGCAACAGTAGAAGACTTTCCCATGGTTTGGTCCATTATTAGAAACAACAAGTCTCTTAGACCTCCGGCCACACCTGCATAATGGAGGTGTCACCTTCCCACTCTTCCAAGGCTCTCGTAGGTTAACTGTAGGAGTGAAGACAGAGGAGAGGAGCTTCCGAGACCTCACTGGGGAGCCATCACATGATGTCGGCTTTTCTTCATGAATAGTGAAGGGCTGCTTTTTTGCTAGGGGGACAGCTGGGGGACTGGGTGGGTTCCTTTTAGTACCACCTAAAAGAAGACATTTCCCCAGAACTGAAGGGTAAGACACACTGACCTTAACACTGTTCAAACTGCTTGATTTGCACTCAGGTAATTTAAAGTTAGAAACATCTGACCTTGGATCTTTGGCTTCTTTTACATTATAAATAGTAGTATGTGGACTCTTATACACAACCAACTTAGAGGTCTCAGATTGTTGAGGAGTTTCTTCTGTGCTTTCAAAGTTCTCATAACTTAACAATTCAGATTCTTTTAGAACCATTAACCTTTCTCCAGACTTCAATGAAGTAGCTAAGTCTGAGTCACTAATGAGCGGCATACCATCTATATTTTGCTCAGGCTGAGATGCTGGCAGTAAAGCTACATCCTCCCAATCAGTCAACATAGGCAAACAGTCGAGAGCAGAACTCATCTCCACATCAGAAACATGATTAACAGATGAAATGGTAGTTGAAACAAGCACCAAATCAGAATCCGCTGTGGAAGCCTTAGATTTGGCACGAAATGCTTGATGTTCGTCTTTGATTTGCTTCTGCATAGGTGCACGGACGCTGGGGCACTGCAGCTGCCCCAGAGAAGTAGAAGACTGAGTAgtcaagagagagaaacagttttTGACATTGCGAAGACCTACTTTTAAATTGCTCTTTGGTTGAAACTCATCTTGGTTTACTTTTATAGAATTCATACCATCAGACCTCATTTGCATTTTTTCATGATAATGTATTGTATTTTTAGGCTCCCTATCACATATGCTGGGACCTCGACTGCTTCTGTTGCAGACTGATGTTTCTTCAACTTGATCTGTATTCAAATTTCTGCCCAAAATGTTGGGATTCTTCTTAGTGTGAACCTATAATTCCACAAGCAAATCCAACAGCTTCAGCAACTGTGCATTCAGAATTTCTTTCGTACACATTATATGATatgacaaaaagagaaaaacaccatCGATTGACATAAATGATTACACTCATGACATCTACATTTCAATAAACCTACAATTACTTCTGAAATTTGAGATGACAGAATAAAGGAGTAAGACGCCACTGACCTTGTTCCAGGACCTTGTAATTTTCATTAAGCAACCATCCTTGATCATTTTCCAAGCAAGAAATGCAGTATTCCGAGAATCATCCAATCCTGAGGAAATAAATATCAAGCATTATCTTTAGTAGTACCACAAAAAGAAatgcagcaacaacaaaaaacccaccacTGAAATGGAAATTGGAACTGTTAGTTTTATGACCAATTACTAGTTTTAACCATGATAATAAGCTGGTCTGTGGATAGCTGCGGCAGCCTTACCAATGAAGGACAAGGTCTCCCACATTTACAGAGGAAGAGGTGAAAATCTGTTAGGTCACAAAAATGTGACCAAGATTCTGAGGCGCCATATTTTGTGAGTTTTGCTTAGTTTTTCACTAGTCCACTGTATTATTTGGGCATTTGTTTAATTCCATTTGATTggctaatttttttcattcttttttagcAACTGGACAGCCATTAGATGGCAATCTTTATCTTACACGCAAATGTCATTTGAgtcttagaaataatttaaattgtatAGATTAGAAGGACCTTTTTCTAGGCTGAAGTATATTCCTTATTAATGACATCACAAAAATGAGATTCACATAAAacactttgtaaaaaataaaattacttacaTAATAAATTATACTAACCAGAATGTTCCCGTCCCAAGAATTCGATTCCCACCTCCTGCAGAGCGCCACTCAGTCCTTTTGGTTTTCTCTTATAgaaaatctaataaataaatgaagacatGTTTAAGAAAATGATTACTATTTGGAAGACTATGTATGAACCATTCTTCATAGTTTTTAGTTCTAGATTTGAATTGCTTATTTTTGTTACGTTGTCTTTACATGCTGTAAGGATTGTATTTATGTGAatgtttcaaaagaaaatattttatttgtagaaaTCCATACCTATGTGTGGAATAAAGTTTAATCATTTTTCAATAGAAGGCAAGTGAACATGCCCCCACCTTTGACCCTTACCTTGTAAGTTACTCTGAGATCAATCCAAGCATTTAAGAACACAGGTTTAAACAGCTGCTTTCTTTTACACTCATACTCCAGGCAAACACCCAAGTCCCAGTCTGCATTAAGTATATTAAAATAGAACAAAGCAATGATGCCAGCTGTTTTTATGCTATCATCATTTATAAAGTGctgaaaaatgatataaaatagtaAGATTTAGAATTACTcaatatgtaatactatatatatatatatatatatatatatatatatatactataataATGTAGTTAATATAAAATAGTAAGATTTAATTGCCTTGTTAATATCTAACAATTATTCACTTTACATAACTTATTGTTAAGAAATTAGATTGGTAACTAAGCTTCAAAATGATTTATTAAAGATCCAATAAGACATACTGAATATTTCAGAAAGAATAAGATGTGAAGTAATAAGGCCTATATGGAGAAGGTTATCTGCTTTTAACATTCTAAGAGAATAttcatgtaattgaaaaattaaacatagcAACAGAAACCAAGTATACTTACTAATAATGCTAAGCAGCAATGACACAGCGTTGCTATCATTACTATTAATGGCAATGCTGTATCACAGGCATACAAAAGATCTACTTTAAATGGCCTATTTCTTCCTTGATGGCTACATTAGTAAGtgtgaaataaaagcaaagggtATGAGTTGAACATGGACTTTTTATTCAAGATTGTATAAAATAGCATGATAAGAGTTTTCACTAAATAATCTTTACCTGGATTCAGAAGAACAAAGCGGAAAAATCAAGAAAGATTCTTAAAGTTAAGGCTTAAAGTTTGCTGGCATCCCAgaatggtaattttaaaaatatgaataaatttacTTTTCTGTTGGGCACGTGGATTTCTTTTCCTAGCCCAGAAGGTTAACAAGTGTAATTCTTACTAGAGATAATTACATATTACATAAAAGTGATGCTACAAACTTCTTTACCTGACCAAGTAACAAATGCACACAACTTGACTTCTGAAGTAGGTAGATCTGAAACCCCAGTAGCAAAGATAATTTTCTTCTGTTGTTGAATCTTCTGAATCCATTTACAGAACTGAGATAAGCAAATCTTCAGAGGGACCCCTTCGTCAACTTGGTCCTGAACAGAGTCACAAAGTCTGAATTCAACAATCGAATTTCATAATTAttggccacacagctggtaattAGGCCCCGTAGGTACATAACAAAGAAGAGGTTCTACTGACAAAGAATATACCTAGTGAAAAGATGTTGTAACACATGAGAAAGAGATAATTCAATGATTAGAACTCTATAAAGTAAGAAAAATTAGGTTACCAATCTAAAATCGCACAGAAAAATAATCCAGGCCACCAGAAATTTGATGTATTTAATTTCCATAAAATAGATTTGATATTCATTTTTACCACActattctttctaatttttaaagattctaaTGGACTTCTGGAGGGGACATTTCTTCTGACACTGAATAAACCTAGCTCCAAATGgtatatggcttttatttttttgaaattgacttctgaattttaatatttgcatCATACCTGCTTGTTTATTGTTTGGGGGCTGGGGCAGTGAGAAGAGACGGAAGGAAGGGCATACCTGCTTTATGCCTGTCAATTCCATGCAAAATTCGGAAAGAATTGGATGTTCCTGAGGCTGAACATAAGCATGGAACTCAGATTCAATCTCTCCAGTTGATGTGTTCAGCAATACTGCTGGAAATTCAACTACGtgaaagaatcatcaattgacACTTAATCAGTGtttcagtaaaaacatattaaaatgacCAAAGCAGTGTGATGTAATTAAACTTATAATTAAACTTATCCAAAGaatgtcaaaatattaaaattgaatatatctatttaaaactcaaaaatattttcaCCATTAAAATCCATATGGAAGCAAAAATGGACTTACTCCTTTTTGCAAAGGTATTTTTCAGTTTCTATGCAATTTAGATTTTGAATGCAATCCTAAaacacttatttaatttttaaaaatgtattggttAACAGAAGTACAcaggtttcagatatacaatcCTATCGGACACTGTCCGTGTTGCATGGTCAccaccccaacccaggcctg
This is a stretch of genomic DNA from Myotis daubentonii chromosome 4, mMyoDau2.1, whole genome shotgun sequence. It encodes these proteins:
- the ERI2 gene encoding ERI1 exoribonuclease 2 isoform X6, encoding MATKKLARRLGLIRSRSAGPARGRPARSGREQLFDYLVVIDFESTCWEEGKRHRTQEIIEFPAVLLNTSTGEIESEFHAYVQPQEHPILSEFCMELTGIKQDQVDEGVPLKICLSQFCKWIQKIQQQKKIIFATGVSDLPTSEVKLCAFVTWSDWDLGVCLEYECKRKQLFKPVFLNAWIDLRVTYKIFYKRKPKGLSGALQEVGIEFLGREHSGLDDSRNTAFLAWKMIKDGCLMKITRSWNKAPPGFAYCVPNHGCNSQLPPVLVDLDGVVCKREGGKRLVEFLQPHSCSLIGLQGHFHCASSLLALTCWAKESCMLWPESAFSLRWPKCFF
- the ERI2 gene encoding ERI1 exoribonuclease 2 isoform X3 — its product is MATKKLARRLGLIRSRSAGPARGRPARSGRVEFPAVLLNTSTGEIESEFHAYVQPQEHPILSEFCMELTGIKQDQVDEGVPLKICLSQFCKWIQKIQQQKKIIFATGVSDLPTSEVKLCAFVTWSDWDLGVCLEYECKRKQLFKPVFLNAWIDLRVTYKIFYKRKPKGLSGALQEVGIEFLGREHSGLDDSRNTAFLAWKMIKDGCLMKITRSWNKVHTKKNPNILGRNLNTDQVEETSVCNRSSRGPSICDREPKNTIHYHEKMQMRSDGMNSIKVNQDEFQPKSNLKVGLRNVKNCFSLLTTQSSTSLGQLQCPSVRAPMQKQIKDEHQAFRAKSKASTADSDLVLVSTTISSVNHVSDVEMSSALDCLPMLTDWEDVALLPASQPEQNIDGMPLISDSDLATSLKSGERLMVLKESELLSYENFESTEETPQQSETSKLVVYKSPHTTIYNVKEAKDPRSDVSNFKLPECKSSSLNSVKVSVSYPSVLGKCLLLGGTKRNPPSPPAVPLAKKQPFTIHEEKPTSCDGSPVRSRKLLSSVFTPTVNLREPWKSGKVTPPLCRCGRRSKRLVVSNNGPNHGKVFYCCPIGKYQENRKCCGYFKWEQTLQKERANSTIWSHSSGALTSSSPERSHVCDQKVNVSTKNALRLRPSMRN
- the ERI2 gene encoding ERI1 exoribonuclease 2 isoform X1, giving the protein MATKKLARRLGLIRSRSAGPARGRPARSGREQLFDYLVVIDFESTCWEEGKRHRTQEIIEFPAVLLNTSTGEIESEFHAYVQPQEHPILSEFCMELTGIKQDQVDEGVPLKICLSQFCKWIQKIQQQKKIIFATGVSDLPTSEVKLCAFVTWSDWDLGVCLEYECKRKQLFKPVFLNAWIDLRVTYKIFYKRKPKGLSGALQEVGIEFLGREHSGLDDSRNTAFLAWKMIKDGCLMKITRSWNKVHTKKNPNILGRNLNTDQVEETSVCNRSSRGPSICDREPKNTIHYHEKMQMRSDGMNSIKVNQDEFQPKSNLKVGLRNVKNCFSLLTTQSSTSLGQLQCPSVRAPMQKQIKDEHQAFRAKSKASTADSDLVLVSTTISSVNHVSDVEMSSALDCLPMLTDWEDVALLPASQPEQNIDGMPLISDSDLATSLKSGERLMVLKESELLSYENFESTEETPQQSETSKLVVYKSPHTTIYNVKEAKDPRSDVSNFKLPECKSSSLNSVKVSVSYPSVLGKCLLLGGTKRNPPSPPAVPLAKKQPFTIHEEKPTSCDGSPVRSRKLLSSVFTPTVNLREPWKSGKVTPPLCRCGRRSKRLVVSNNGPNHGKVFYCCPIGKYQENRKCCGYFKWEQTLQKERANSTIWSHSSGALTSSSPERSHVCDQKVNVSTKNALRLRPSMRN
- the ERI2 gene encoding ERI1 exoribonuclease 2 isoform X5, producing MELTGIKQDQVDEGVPLKICLSQFCKWIQKIQQQKKIIFATGVSDLPTSEVKLCAFVTWSDWDLGVCLEYECKRKQLFKPVFLNAWIDLRVTYKIFYKRKPKGLSGALQEVGIEFLGREHSGLDDSRNTAFLAWKMIKDGCLMKITRSWNKVHTKKNPNILGRNLNTDQVEETSVCNRSSRGPSICDREPKNTIHYHEKMQMRSDGMNSIKVNQDEFQPKSNLKVGLRNVKNCFSLLTTQSSTSLGQLQCPSVRAPMQKQIKDEHQAFRAKSKASTADSDLVLVSTTISSVNHVSDVEMSSALDCLPMLTDWEDVALLPASQPEQNIDGMPLISDSDLATSLKSGERLMVLKESELLSYENFESTEETPQQSETSKLVVYKSPHTTIYNVKEAKDPRSDVSNFKLPECKSSSLNSVKVSVSYPSVLGKCLLLGGTKRNPPSPPAVPLAKKQPFTIHEEKPTSCDGSPVRSRKLLSSVFTPTVNLREPWKSGKVTPPLCRCGRRSKRLVVSNNGPNHGKVFYCCPIGKYQENRKCCGYFKWEQTLQKERANSTIWSHSSGALTSSSPERSHVCDQKVNVSTKNALRLRPSMRN
- the ERI2 gene encoding ERI1 exoribonuclease 2 isoform X2; its protein translation is MATKKRLGLIRSRSAGPARGRPARSGREQLFDYLVVIDFESTCWEEGKRHRTQEIIEFPAVLLNTSTGEIESEFHAYVQPQEHPILSEFCMELTGIKQDQVDEGVPLKICLSQFCKWIQKIQQQKKIIFATGVSDLPTSEVKLCAFVTWSDWDLGVCLEYECKRKQLFKPVFLNAWIDLRVTYKIFYKRKPKGLSGALQEVGIEFLGREHSGLDDSRNTAFLAWKMIKDGCLMKITRSWNKVHTKKNPNILGRNLNTDQVEETSVCNRSSRGPSICDREPKNTIHYHEKMQMRSDGMNSIKVNQDEFQPKSNLKVGLRNVKNCFSLLTTQSSTSLGQLQCPSVRAPMQKQIKDEHQAFRAKSKASTADSDLVLVSTTISSVNHVSDVEMSSALDCLPMLTDWEDVALLPASQPEQNIDGMPLISDSDLATSLKSGERLMVLKESELLSYENFESTEETPQQSETSKLVVYKSPHTTIYNVKEAKDPRSDVSNFKLPECKSSSLNSVKVSVSYPSVLGKCLLLGGTKRNPPSPPAVPLAKKQPFTIHEEKPTSCDGSPVRSRKLLSSVFTPTVNLREPWKSGKVTPPLCRCGRRSKRLVVSNNGPNHGKVFYCCPIGKYQENRKCCGYFKWEQTLQKERANSTIWSHSSGALTSSSPERSHVCDQKVNVSTKNALRLRPSMRN
- the ERI2 gene encoding ERI1 exoribonuclease 2 isoform X4, which encodes MATKKLARCSTTWLLLTLSRRVGKRGNATGPRKSDQVDEGVPLKICLSQFCKWIQKIQQQKKIIFATGVSDLPTSEVKLCAFVTWSDWDLGVCLEYECKRKQLFKPVFLNAWIDLRVTYKIFYKRKPKGLSGALQEVGIEFLGREHSGLDDSRNTAFLAWKMIKDGCLMKITRSWNKVHTKKNPNILGRNLNTDQVEETSVCNRSSRGPSICDREPKNTIHYHEKMQMRSDGMNSIKVNQDEFQPKSNLKVGLRNVKNCFSLLTTQSSTSLGQLQCPSVRAPMQKQIKDEHQAFRAKSKASTADSDLVLVSTTISSVNHVSDVEMSSALDCLPMLTDWEDVALLPASQPEQNIDGMPLISDSDLATSLKSGERLMVLKESELLSYENFESTEETPQQSETSKLVVYKSPHTTIYNVKEAKDPRSDVSNFKLPECKSSSLNSVKVSVSYPSVLGKCLLLGGTKRNPPSPPAVPLAKKQPFTIHEEKPTSCDGSPVRSRKLLSSVFTPTVNLREPWKSGKVTPPLCRCGRRSKRLVVSNNGPNHGKVFYCCPIGKYQENRKCCGYFKWEQTLQKERANSTIWSHSSGALTSSSPERSHVCDQKVNVSTKNALRLRPSMRN
- the ERI2 gene encoding ERI1 exoribonuclease 2 isoform X8, whose amino-acid sequence is MATKKLARRLGLIRSRSAGPARGRPARSGREQLFDYLVVIDFESTCWEEGKRHRTQEIIEFPAVLLNTSTGEIESEFHAYVQPQEHPILSEFCMELTGIKQDQVDEGVPLKICLSQFCKWIQKIQQQKKIIFATGVSDLPTSEVKLCAFVTWSDWDLGVCLEYECKRKQLFKPVFLNAWIDLRVTYKIFYKRKPKGLSGALQEVGIEFLGREHSGLDDSRNTAFLAWKMIKDGCLMKITRSWNKKF
- the ERI2 gene encoding ERI1 exoribonuclease 2 isoform X7; translation: MATKKLARRLGLIRSRSAGPARGRPARSGREQLFDYLVVIDFESTCWEEGKRHRTQEIIEFPAVLLNTSTGEIESEFHAYVQPQEHPILSEFCMELTGIKQDQVDEGVPLKICLSQFCKWIQKIQQQKKIIFATGVSDLPTSEVKLCAFVTWSDWDLGVCLEYECKRKQLFKPVFLNAWIDLRVTYKIFYKRKPKGLSGALQEVGIEFLGREHSGLDDSRNTAFLAWKMIKDGCLMKITRSWNKTFTTGFQTLWDKQPLTSAAQRDVRNSGNSGGSALSSLALRPFPKPLSSEHLLSTYSKH
- the ERI2 gene encoding ERI1 exoribonuclease 2 isoform X9, with translation MATKKLARRLGLIRSRSAGPARGRPARSGREQLFDYLVVIDFESTCWEEGKRHRTQEIIEFPAVLLNTSTGEIESEFHAYVQPQEHPILSEFCMELTGIKQDQVDEGVPLKICLSQFCKWIQKIQQQKKIIFATGVSDLPTSEVKLCAFVTWSAIKEEIGHLK